Proteins from a genomic interval of Bradyrhizobium sp. CCGB01:
- a CDS encoding CHASE2 domain-containing protein — MKRLKILRRWFARKFGFARLMCLALLVVFAGARLWDPPPIQELRLRTFDMFQLIDPRHKTARPVTIVDIDDKSLARLGQWPWPRTRIADLIQNLTSNGAVAIGFDVVFSEADRLNPDLVASQMRYLDDATRAKLRELPTNDQILAEAIGRSRVVLGETGQRAISSEVDKTLPFTGVATVGEEGAERFLFEFPGLLRNVPVIEKVAAGRGLFSIRTERDGLIRRVPMVMRAQGMVMPSLSLEILRVVTGTPTLLVRTDKTGVRAVRLKGVEIPTDKNGQLWVHYARQDPSIYVSAADVLDNTAPQGKIAGKLVLVGTSAVGLNDIKTTPVSSTMPGVEIHAQVLESVLSGAVISQPNYALGVELIAALIIGLLVIIFTPNLGPVRLVLAGAMFAAILVGVSWFFYAQYRYLIDFTYPLLSTTAIYLTLIFASFVREQRQRVQIRGMFAQYMSPVLVEQLAQSPEKLVLGGEERQMTIMFSDVRGFTTISETYKNDPQGLIALMNRFLTPLTDVIIDQKGYIDKYMGDAIMAFWNAPLDDAEHEVNACEAAIQMLEQIDAVNKEREQEAADGGHVYIPLNVGIGLNTGIGVVGNMGSDLKKNYSVLGDSVNLASRLEGQSKEYGFPIIVGSRTALAAKDKFAILELDFIMVKGKTEPEVIYAIAGREDVMHSGAFQRLRNVTIEMLGCYRGRNWQGALDAIDRGRRSEDADTLEKLFKLYEARIKDFQLNPPPEGWTGAYALLTK, encoded by the coding sequence ATGAAACGTCTGAAGATCCTGCGGCGGTGGTTTGCGCGGAAGTTCGGCTTTGCGCGGCTGATGTGCCTTGCGCTGCTGGTGGTGTTTGCCGGTGCTCGTCTCTGGGATCCGCCGCCGATCCAGGAATTGCGGCTGCGTACCTTCGACATGTTTCAGTTGATCGACCCGCGCCACAAGACGGCGCGGCCGGTCACCATCGTCGACATCGACGACAAGAGCCTCGCCAGGCTCGGCCAGTGGCCGTGGCCGCGCACGCGGATCGCCGACCTGATCCAGAACCTCACCAGTAACGGCGCGGTCGCGATCGGCTTCGACGTGGTGTTCTCGGAAGCCGACCGGCTCAACCCGGATCTGGTCGCGAGCCAGATGCGCTATCTGGACGACGCAACCCGGGCCAAGCTGCGCGAGCTGCCGACCAACGACCAGATCCTCGCCGAGGCGATCGGGCGCTCGCGCGTGGTGCTGGGCGAGACGGGACAGCGGGCCATATCCTCCGAGGTCGACAAGACGCTGCCCTTCACCGGCGTCGCGACGGTCGGCGAGGAGGGGGCCGAACGCTTCCTGTTCGAATTCCCCGGCCTGCTCCGCAACGTCCCCGTCATCGAGAAGGTCGCCGCCGGCCGCGGCCTGTTCTCGATCAGGACCGAGCGCGACGGTCTGATCCGGCGCGTGCCGATGGTCATGCGCGCCCAGGGCATGGTCATGCCCTCGCTCAGCCTGGAGATCCTGCGCGTCGTCACGGGAACGCCGACGCTGCTGGTCCGGACCGACAAGACCGGCGTGCGGGCCGTGCGCCTCAAGGGCGTCGAGATCCCGACCGACAAGAACGGCCAGCTCTGGGTGCACTATGCCCGTCAGGATCCTTCGATCTACGTGTCGGCGGCCGATGTGCTCGACAACACCGCGCCGCAGGGCAAGATCGCCGGCAAGCTGGTGCTGGTCGGCACCTCCGCGGTCGGACTGAACGACATCAAGACCACGCCGGTGTCCTCGACCATGCCGGGCGTCGAGATCCATGCGCAGGTGCTGGAGAGCGTGCTGAGCGGCGCCGTGATCTCCCAGCCGAACTACGCGCTCGGCGTCGAGCTGATCGCGGCGCTGATCATCGGCCTGCTCGTAATCATCTTCACGCCGAACCTCGGGCCGGTGCGCCTCGTGCTCGCGGGTGCGATGTTCGCCGCCATCCTGGTCGGCGTGTCCTGGTTCTTCTATGCGCAGTATCGCTATCTCATCGACTTCACCTATCCGCTGCTGTCGACCACCGCGATCTACCTGACGCTGATCTTCGCCAGCTTCGTGCGCGAGCAGCGTCAGCGCGTGCAGATCCGCGGCATGTTCGCGCAATACATGTCGCCGGTGCTGGTCGAACAGCTCGCGCAGTCGCCGGAAAAGCTCGTGCTCGGCGGCGAGGAGCGCCAGATGACGATCATGTTCTCCGACGTGCGCGGCTTCACCACCATATCGGAAACCTACAAGAACGACCCGCAAGGCCTCATCGCGCTGATGAACCGCTTTCTGACGCCGCTGACCGACGTCATCATCGATCAGAAGGGCTACATCGACAAATACATGGGCGACGCCATCATGGCGTTCTGGAATGCGCCGCTCGACGATGCCGAGCACGAGGTCAACGCCTGCGAGGCCGCGATCCAGATGCTGGAGCAGATCGACGCGGTCAACAAGGAGCGCGAGCAGGAAGCCGCCGACGGCGGTCACGTCTACATCCCGCTCAATGTCGGCATCGGCCTCAACACCGGTATCGGCGTGGTCGGCAACATGGGCTCCGACCTGAAGAAGAACTATTCCGTGCTCGGCGACAGCGTGAACCTCGCCTCGCGCCTCGAAGGTCAGTCGAAGGAATACGGCTTTCCCATCATTGTCGGCTCCAGGACCGCGCTTGCCGCCAAGGACAAGTTCGCGATCCTCGAGCTCGACTTCATCATGGTCAAGGGCAAGACCGAGCCCGAGGTGATCTACGCCATCGCCGGCCGCGAGGACGTGATGCATTCGGGCGCCTTCCAGCGCCTGCGCAACGTCACCATCGAGATGCTCGGCTGCTACCGCGGCCGCAACTGGCAGGGCGCGCTGGATGCGATCGACCGCGGCCGTCGCAGCGAGGACGCCGACACGCTGGAAAAGCTGTTCAAGCTCTATGAAGCGCGGATCAAGGATTTCCAGCTCAATCCGCCGCCGGAAGGCTGGACGGGAGCCTATGCGCTGCTGACGAAGTAG
- a CDS encoding ABC transporter substrate-binding protein, whose product MRIRLSTCLAVLALALSAIPARAETVVRYGISMADIPLTTGQPDRGAGAYQFTAYTIYDPLVAWEMDVADRPGKLVPGLATEWKVDDTDKKKWRFTLRKDVKFHDGSEFNADAVIWNLDKVLNDKAPQFDKRQSAQVKTRLPSVASYAKIDDFTVEITTKTVDSFFPYQMLWFLVSSPAQYEKLGKDWDKFASQPSGTGPFKLTKLVPRELAELTKNPDYWNKKRIPKADKIVLVPMPEALTRTNALLAGQVDLIETPAPDAVPQLKAAGMKIVDNVTPHVWNYHLSVLPGSPWTDIRLRKALNLAIDREAVVGLMNGLAKPAKGQVDPSSPWFGKPSFELKYDLAAAKKLVEEAGYSKAKPLKATFIIAQGGTGQMLSLPMNEFLQQSFKEIGIDIDFKVVELETLYTHWRKGAADEMNAGITANNIAYVTSDPLYAIVRFFASDQIAPVGVNWGGYKNPKVDALINEAKQTFDTAKQDDLIAQAHALIVDDAVLVWVVHDTNPHALSPKVKQFVQAQHWFQDLTTIGTE is encoded by the coding sequence ATGCGTATCCGACTATCGACCTGTCTCGCCGTGCTCGCGCTGGCGTTGTCCGCAATTCCGGCGCGCGCCGAAACAGTGGTGCGCTACGGCATCTCGATGGCGGACATCCCGCTGACGACGGGCCAGCCCGACCGCGGCGCCGGCGCCTATCAGTTCACGGCCTACACGATCTACGATCCCCTGGTCGCCTGGGAGATGGACGTCGCCGACCGGCCGGGAAAGCTGGTGCCGGGGCTCGCGACCGAATGGAAGGTGGATGATACCGACAAGAAGAAATGGCGCTTCACGCTGCGCAAGGATGTGAAATTTCATGACGGGAGCGAGTTCAATGCCGACGCGGTGATCTGGAATCTGGACAAGGTGCTCAACGACAAGGCGCCGCAATTCGACAAGCGGCAGAGCGCGCAGGTGAAGACCCGCCTGCCCTCGGTCGCCAGCTACGCGAAGATCGACGATTTCACCGTGGAGATCACCACCAAGACGGTCGACTCCTTCTTTCCCTATCAGATGCTGTGGTTCCTGGTGTCGAGCCCGGCGCAGTACGAAAAGCTCGGCAAGGATTGGGACAAGTTCGCGAGCCAGCCCTCCGGCACCGGTCCGTTCAAGCTGACGAAACTGGTGCCGCGCGAGCTCGCGGAGCTCACGAAGAATCCGGACTACTGGAACAAGAAGCGCATTCCGAAGGCCGACAAGATCGTGCTGGTGCCGATGCCGGAAGCGCTGACGCGCACCAACGCGCTGCTCGCAGGGCAAGTGGATCTGATCGAGACGCCGGCGCCGGATGCCGTGCCGCAGCTGAAAGCCGCCGGCATGAAGATCGTCGACAACGTCACGCCGCATGTGTGGAATTATCACCTCAGCGTGCTGCCGGGCTCGCCCTGGACCGACATCCGCCTGCGCAAGGCACTGAACCTTGCCATCGATCGCGAGGCGGTGGTGGGCCTGATGAACGGGCTGGCGAAACCTGCGAAGGGCCAGGTCGACCCGTCGAGCCCGTGGTTCGGCAAGCCGAGCTTCGAGCTGAAATACGATCTCGCCGCGGCCAAGAAGCTGGTCGAGGAAGCCGGCTACTCCAAAGCAAAACCGCTGAAGGCCACCTTCATCATCGCGCAGGGCGGCACCGGCCAGATGCTGTCGCTGCCGATGAATGAATTTTTGCAGCAGAGCTTCAAGGAGATCGGCATCGATATCGACTTCAAGGTGGTCGAGCTCGAGACACTCTATACGCACTGGCGCAAGGGCGCGGCCGACGAGATGAACGCCGGCATCACCGCCAACAATATCGCCTACGTGACCTCCGATCCGCTCTACGCCATCGTCCGCTTCTTCGCCTCCGACCAGATCGCACCCGTCGGCGTCAACTGGGGCGGCTACAAGAATCCGAAGGTCGACGCACTGATCAATGAAGCCAAGCAGACGTTCGACACCGCCAAGCAGGACGATCTCATCGCGCAGGCGCACGCCCTGATCGTCGACGACGCCGTGCTGGTCTGGGTCGTCCACGACACCAACCCGCATGCGCTGTCGCCGAAGGTGAAGCAGTTCGTGCAGGCGCAGCACTGGTTCCAGGATTTGACGACGATCGGGACGGAGTGA
- a CDS encoding ABC transporter substrate-binding protein produces the protein MLIKTTTRAALIAALALTTAAAWPRVAGADTVLRIGMTAADIPRTLGQPDQGFEGNRFTGLTMYDGLTGWDLSSADKASTVIPGLATEWKVDESDKTKWTFKLRPGVTFHDGSPFNADAVVWNVEKVLKQDAPQFDASQVGVTASRMPTLASAKKIDDMTVELTTKEPDSFLPINLTNLFMASPAKWQAFYDKAEGADAKAKSQAAWTAFAKDASGTGPWKMASFTPRERLELVKNASYWDKARVPKVDKMVLLPMPEANARTAALLSGQVDWVEAPAPDALPELKQRGFKLYANEQPHVWPWQFSRVEGSPWNDIRVRKAANLCIDREGLKDGLLAGLMVPATGTFEPGHPWRGKPGFEIKYDKAAAQKLMQEAGFGPAKKLMVKIQTSASGSGQMQPLPMNEYLQQALAECYFDVKLDVIEWNTLFTNWRRGAKDPSANGSNATNVTYAAMDPFFALVRFLQSGMAPPVSNNWGFINEPRFDELVKKARQTFDPAARDAALAELHAASVDDAAFLYVAHDVGPRAISPKVTGVVQPKSWFIDFSLVSMQ, from the coding sequence ATGCTTATCAAGACGACGACACGCGCGGCATTGATCGCCGCGCTGGCCCTGACGACTGCGGCCGCATGGCCGCGCGTTGCCGGTGCCGACACAGTGCTGCGCATCGGCATGACCGCTGCCGATATTCCGCGCACGCTGGGCCAGCCCGATCAGGGTTTTGAGGGCAATCGCTTCACCGGCCTCACCATGTATGACGGGCTCACCGGCTGGGACCTGTCCTCGGCGGACAAGGCGAGCACGGTGATCCCGGGCCTTGCCACCGAATGGAAGGTCGACGAATCCGACAAGACCAAATGGACCTTCAAGCTGCGCCCCGGCGTCACCTTCCATGACGGCTCGCCGTTCAACGCCGATGCGGTGGTGTGGAACGTCGAGAAGGTGCTGAAGCAGGACGCGCCGCAGTTCGACGCCAGCCAGGTCGGCGTCACCGCCTCGCGCATGCCGACGCTGGCGTCCGCGAAGAAGATCGACGACATGACGGTCGAGCTCACCACCAAGGAGCCCGACAGCTTCCTGCCGATCAACCTCACCAACCTCTTCATGGCGAGCCCGGCGAAGTGGCAGGCGTTCTATGACAAGGCCGAAGGCGCCGACGCCAAGGCGAAATCGCAGGCGGCCTGGACCGCGTTTGCCAAGGACGCTTCGGGTACCGGCCCGTGGAAGATGGCGAGCTTCACGCCGCGCGAGCGGCTCGAGTTGGTCAAGAACGCGAGCTATTGGGACAAGGCGCGCGTGCCCAAGGTCGACAAGATGGTGCTGCTGCCGATGCCGGAAGCGAACGCGCGCACCGCGGCGCTGCTCTCCGGACAGGTCGATTGGGTCGAGGCGCCGGCGCCGGACGCGCTGCCCGAGCTCAAGCAGCGCGGCTTCAAGCTCTACGCCAACGAGCAGCCGCATGTCTGGCCGTGGCAATTCTCGCGCGTGGAAGGCTCGCCCTGGAACGACATCCGCGTCCGCAAGGCGGCAAATCTCTGCATCGATCGCGAAGGCCTCAAGGACGGCCTGCTCGCCGGCCTGATGGTGCCGGCGACCGGCACCTTCGAGCCCGGACACCCCTGGCGCGGCAAGCCGGGCTTCGAGATCAAGTATGACAAGGCGGCCGCGCAGAAGCTGATGCAGGAGGCCGGCTTCGGTCCTGCGAAGAAGCTGATGGTGAAGATCCAGACCTCGGCGTCGGGCTCGGGCCAGATGCAGCCGCTGCCGATGAACGAATATCTCCAGCAGGCGCTCGCCGAATGCTATTTCGACGTGAAGCTCGACGTCATCGAGTGGAACACGCTGTTCACCAACTGGCGCCGCGGTGCCAAGGACCCCAGCGCCAACGGCTCGAACGCGACCAACGTCACCTATGCGGCGATGGACCCGTTCTTTGCGCTGGTGCGCTTCCTGCAGTCGGGCATGGCGCCGCCGGTCTCGAACAATTGGGGCTTCATCAACGAGCCCAGGTTCGACGAGCTGGTGAAGAAGGCGCGCCAGACCTTCGATCCCGCCGCGCGCGACGCTGCGCTCGCCGAGCTGCACGCGGCCTCCGTCGACGACGCAGCCTTCCTCTACGTCGCCCACGACGTCGGCCCCCGCGCCATCAGCCCGAAGGTGACGGGCGTCGTGCAACCCAAGAGCTGGTTCATCGACTTCTCGCTGGTGTCGATGCAGTAG
- a CDS encoding ABC transporter permease, with protein MLAYIARRIVYVIPIVISVALVCFLLVHITPGDPLVAVLPADASQELAAQLRAAYGFDRPLPVQFGLWLLRALHGDLGNSIATGRPVLAEVMRAVSNTVTLAIAAAIIGFTMGILLGLIAGYFRETWIDKVATSFAIAGVSVPHYWLGMVLVIIFSVQLNWLPAVGAGPNGSNSWAWDWAHLKYLVLPAITTSVIPMGIVTRTVRALTGDILSQDFVEALRAKGLHEIGVFRHVIKNAAPTALAVMGLQLGYMLGGSILIETVFSWPGSGFLLNSAIFQRDLPLLQGTILILALFFVFLNLLVDIAQAAIDPRIKRG; from the coding sequence GTGCTCGCCTATATCGCCAGACGCATCGTCTATGTCATCCCGATCGTGATCAGCGTGGCGCTGGTGTGCTTCCTGCTCGTGCACATCACGCCGGGCGATCCGCTCGTTGCCGTGCTCCCCGCAGACGCCTCGCAGGAGCTGGCGGCGCAGCTGCGTGCCGCCTACGGTTTCGACCGGCCGCTGCCGGTGCAGTTCGGGCTTTGGCTGCTCCGTGCCCTGCATGGCGATCTCGGCAATTCCATCGCGACCGGGCGGCCCGTGCTCGCCGAGGTCATGCGCGCGGTCAGCAACACCGTCACGCTCGCGATTGCCGCTGCCATCATCGGCTTCACCATGGGCATCCTGCTCGGCCTGATCGCGGGCTATTTCCGCGAGACCTGGATCGATAAGGTCGCGACCTCCTTTGCCATCGCCGGCGTCTCCGTGCCGCATTACTGGCTCGGCATGGTGCTCGTCATCATCTTCTCGGTGCAGCTGAACTGGCTGCCCGCGGTCGGCGCGGGGCCGAACGGTTCCAACTCTTGGGCCTGGGACTGGGCGCATCTGAAATATCTCGTGCTGCCGGCGATCACCACCTCGGTGATCCCGATGGGCATCGTCACCCGCACCGTGCGCGCGCTCACCGGCGACATCCTCTCGCAGGACTTCGTCGAGGCGTTGCGCGCAAAAGGCCTGCATGAAATCGGCGTGTTCCGCCATGTCATCAAGAACGCCGCGCCCACCGCGCTTGCCGTGATGGGGCTTCAGCTGGGCTATATGCTCGGCGGCTCGATCCTGATCGAGACCGTGTTCTCCTGGCCGGGCTCGGGCTTCCTGCTCAACTCCGCGATCTTCCAGCGCGACCTGCCGCTGCTCCAGGGCACGATCCTGATCCTGGCGCTGTTCTTCGTCTTCCTCAATCTGCTGGTCGACATCGCGCAAGCCGCGATCGATCCGCGCATCAAGCGGGGCTAG
- a CDS encoding ABC transporter permease translates to MSELPLSATADAALQAAPATKARGYWATVGRRITRDKVSMACALVLLLIFLSAILAPWLGLEDPYKGSMIRRLRHIGTAGYPLGTDELGRDMLARLVYGGRLSLVIGILPVILAFCIGTSLGLIAGYVGGKLNTAIMRTIDVFYAFPSVLLAIAISGALGAGILNSIVSLTVVFVPQITRVAESVTTGVRNMDFVEAARASGAGPFTIMRVHILGNVLGAIFVYATSLISVSMILAAGLSFLGLGTKPPEPEWGLMLNTLRTAIYVNPWVAALPGAMIFAVSICFNLLSDGLRSAMDIRN, encoded by the coding sequence ATGAGCGAGCTTCCGTTGTCCGCCACCGCCGATGCCGCGCTGCAGGCCGCGCCCGCCACCAAGGCGCGTGGCTATTGGGCGACCGTCGGCCGCCGCATTACGCGCGACAAGGTCAGCATGGCCTGCGCGCTGGTGCTGCTGCTGATCTTCCTCTCCGCGATCCTTGCGCCTTGGCTGGGCCTCGAAGATCCCTACAAGGGCTCGATGATCCGCCGTCTGCGCCACATCGGCACGGCAGGCTACCCGCTCGGCACCGACGAGCTCGGCCGCGACATGCTAGCGCGTCTCGTCTATGGCGGGCGGCTGTCGCTGGTCATCGGCATTTTGCCCGTGATCCTCGCCTTCTGCATCGGCACCTCGCTCGGCCTCATTGCCGGCTATGTCGGCGGCAAGCTCAACACCGCGATCATGCGCACGATCGACGTGTTCTACGCCTTCCCCTCCGTGTTGCTCGCGATCGCGATCTCCGGGGCGCTGGGCGCCGGCATCCTCAACTCCATCGTGTCGTTGACGGTGGTGTTCGTGCCGCAGATCACCCGCGTCGCCGAGAGCGTCACGACGGGCGTGCGCAACATGGACTTCGTCGAAGCCGCGCGCGCGTCGGGTGCGGGGCCCTTCACGATCATGCGCGTGCATATCCTCGGCAACGTGCTGGGGGCGATCTTCGTCTATGCGACGAGCCTGATCTCGGTCTCGATGATCCTCGCGGCCGGTCTCTCCTTCCTCGGTCTCGGCACAAAGCCGCCGGAACCGGAATGGGGCCTGATGCTGAACACCTTGCGCACCGCGATCTACGTCAATCCCTGGGTCGCAGCCCTTCCGGGTGCGATGATCTTCGCGGTTTCGATCTGCTTTAACCTGCTCTCGGACGGACTGCGTAGCGCCATGGACATCAGGAACTAG
- a CDS encoding ABC transporter ATP-binding protein, with amino-acid sequence MSESNTSSVMLEQVEDVGGVAQPLLQVNGLTKHFPVRGGLFSAKRTVRAVDNVSFAVAKGETVGIVGESGCGKSTTARLLMHLMPRDTGDIIYDGMTVGQSLSLRELRRGMQMVFQDSYASLNPRLTIEESIAFGPKVHGMADGAARALARELLGKVGLVPANFANRYPHEISGGQRQRVNIARALALSPRLVILDEAVSALDKSVEAQVLNLLADLKREFGLTYLFISHDLNVVRYISDRVLVMYLGEVVELGPVDQVWDKPAHPYTRALLAAMPSSDPDRRTEKPPITGDPPNPIDPPSGCRFHTRCPFAEPLCANATPKLTALDTMGHEAACYMAIPGSGHSRALREETV; translated from the coding sequence ATGAGCGAGAGCAACACTTCGAGCGTCATGCTGGAGCAGGTTGAGGACGTCGGCGGCGTCGCGCAGCCGTTGCTCCAGGTCAACGGCCTGACAAAACACTTCCCGGTGCGCGGCGGGCTGTTCTCCGCGAAGCGCACCGTGCGCGCCGTCGATAACGTCTCCTTCGCTGTTGCCAAGGGCGAGACCGTCGGCATCGTCGGCGAATCCGGCTGCGGCAAGTCGACCACCGCGCGCCTCTTGATGCATCTGATGCCGCGCGACACCGGCGACATCATCTATGACGGCATGACCGTCGGCCAATCGCTGTCGTTGCGCGAGCTGCGCCGCGGCATGCAGATGGTGTTCCAGGATTCCTACGCCTCGCTCAATCCGCGCCTGACGATCGAGGAATCCATCGCCTTCGGCCCCAAGGTCCACGGCATGGCCGACGGTGCGGCGCGCGCATTGGCCCGCGAGCTGCTCGGCAAGGTGGGCCTGGTCCCGGCAAATTTCGCCAACCGCTATCCCCACGAAATCTCCGGCGGCCAGCGCCAGCGCGTCAACATCGCACGCGCACTGGCGCTGTCGCCGCGGCTGGTGATTCTGGACGAGGCGGTCTCCGCGCTCGACAAATCGGTCGAGGCGCAGGTGCTCAATCTGCTCGCCGATCTCAAGCGCGAGTTCGGCCTGACCTATCTCTTCATCAGCCACGATCTCAACGTTGTCCGCTACATCAGCGATCGTGTGCTGGTGATGTATCTCGGCGAGGTCGTCGAGCTCGGTCCGGTCGACCAGGTCTGGGACAAGCCGGCGCATCCCTATACGCGTGCGCTGCTGGCTGCGATGCCGTCCTCCGATCCGGATCGCCGGACCGAGAAGCCGCCGATCACGGGCGATCCGCCCAATCCGATCGATCCGCCCTCGGGCTGCCGTTTCCACACCCGCTGCCCGTTTGCGGAGCCGCTCTGCGCAAATGCGACACCAAAGCTCACAGCGCTCGATACAATGGGCCACGAAGCCGCGTGCTACATGGCGATTCCGGGTTCAGGCCATAGCCGCGCGCTTAGGGAGGAAACCGTATGA
- a CDS encoding amidase — protein MSREPALMTLTEVARAIAMKQVSSHEVTRALLHRIAQWQPHLNAFMAVEAESALKAAEAADAELAKGNVRGPLHGVPLAHKDMYYDAGKISTCGSLIRRDFVPSVTSTALQRLKDAGQVRLGTLHLAEFAYGPTGHNAHYGPVRNPWNVAHITGGSSSGSGSAVAARLTYAALGSDTGGSIRMPAHFCGVTGLKTTVGRVSRAGAMPLSQSLDTVGPLARTAEDCALLLALMAGADPADSTCSHEPLSDYVGATRGSLKGLKIGVPASFYVDDLDSEVARVLDETIAVLKREGADIVTVELPDQRQLSSASQLVLAAEAAAFHKRWMIERPQDYGPQVLMRLQNGLAVPAITYLEAMRWRGPALAAHNAATAGVDAVIAPASPVPAPTIEESDVGGGPNAPAMVQRLTLFTRPVNFLGLPSLTIPSGFTKSGLPVGMQLIGRSFDEATLLTIGAAFQRVTDYHDRLPKLPS, from the coding sequence ATGAGCCGTGAGCCTGCATTGATGACGCTCACCGAGGTCGCGCGCGCGATCGCGATGAAGCAGGTGTCCTCGCATGAGGTGACGCGCGCGCTGCTGCACCGCATCGCGCAGTGGCAGCCGCATCTGAACGCCTTCATGGCGGTTGAAGCCGAGTCCGCGTTGAAGGCCGCCGAGGCCGCCGATGCCGAGCTTGCCAAGGGCAATGTCCGCGGTCCGCTGCATGGCGTGCCGCTCGCGCACAAGGACATGTATTACGACGCCGGCAAAATCTCGACCTGCGGCTCGCTGATCCGCCGCGATTTCGTGCCGAGCGTGACGTCCACCGCTTTGCAGCGGTTGAAGGATGCCGGCCAGGTCCGCCTCGGCACGCTGCATCTGGCCGAATTCGCCTATGGCCCGACCGGCCACAACGCCCATTATGGCCCGGTCCGCAACCCCTGGAACGTCGCGCATATCACCGGCGGCTCGTCGTCGGGCTCCGGCTCGGCGGTCGCGGCGCGGCTGACCTATGCGGCGCTCGGCTCCGATACCGGCGGCTCGATCCGCATGCCCGCGCATTTCTGCGGCGTCACGGGCTTGAAGACCACCGTCGGTCGCGTCAGCCGCGCCGGCGCGATGCCGCTGTCGCAATCGCTCGACACGGTCGGCCCGCTCGCCCGCACCGCCGAGGACTGCGCGCTGCTGCTGGCACTGATGGCCGGTGCGGACCCTGCGGATTCCACCTGCAGCCACGAGCCGCTCTCCGACTATGTCGGCGCGACCAGGGGCTCGCTGAAGGGCCTCAAGATCGGCGTGCCTGCCTCCTTCTATGTCGACGATCTCGACAGCGAGGTCGCGCGCGTGCTGGACGAGACCATCGCGGTGCTCAAGCGCGAGGGCGCCGACATCGTCACGGTCGAGCTGCCGGACCAGCGGCAATTGTCCTCGGCAAGCCAGCTCGTGCTCGCCGCCGAAGCGGCGGCCTTCCACAAGCGCTGGATGATTGAGCGTCCGCAGGATTACGGCCCGCAGGTCCTGATGCGGCTGCAGAACGGTCTTGCAGTTCCCGCCATCACCTATCTCGAGGCGATGCGCTGGCGCGGCCCGGCACTCGCTGCGCACAATGCGGCGACCGCAGGCGTCGATGCGGTGATCGCACCGGCCTCGCCCGTGCCGGCGCCGACCATCGAGGAGAGCGATGTCGGCGGCGGCCCGAACGCGCCGGCCATGGTGCAGCGGCTGACGCTGTTCACCCGACCGGTGAATTTCCTCGGCCTGCCGTCGCTGACCATTCCCTCGGGCTTCACCAAAAGCGGCCTTCCTGTTGGCATGCAGCTGATCGGCCGTTCCTTCGATGAAGCGACCCTGCTCACCATCGGCGCCGCGTTCCAGCGCGTCACCGACTATCACGATCGATTGCCAAAACTGCCGTCATGA
- a CDS encoding ABC transporter ATP-binding protein — MTKLVEISGLNIRFTGERTVYAVNDLNLSLGDGEVLGLLGESGSGKSVTLRALMRLLPKKRTQITGKVNVMGQDVLAMNDEQLSSFRGQTVSMIFQEPALALDPVYTIGAQIAESVVRHEGKSFAEGRARALEMLEVVRIPSAKRRLDAYPHEMSGGMRQRAMIALALACRPKILLADEPTTALDATVQIQILLLLRELQREFGMSVIFVTHDIGVAIEICDRVAVMYAGQIVEQGTLRDIVRTPVHPYAKGLLASTIHGAKRGQRLETIPGTPPSLSEKPHNCSFAPRCRLAEPRCLQQLPDNVEVGPGRAARCVLAEPVGAS; from the coding sequence ATGACAAAACTCGTCGAGATCTCGGGCCTCAACATCCGCTTCACCGGGGAGCGCACGGTCTATGCCGTGAACGACCTCAATCTCTCGCTCGGTGACGGCGAGGTGCTGGGCCTGCTCGGCGAGTCCGGTTCCGGCAAGAGCGTGACGTTGCGTGCGCTGATGCGGCTGTTGCCGAAGAAGCGCACGCAGATCACGGGCAAGGTCAACGTGATGGGGCAAGACGTGCTCGCCATGAACGACGAGCAGCTGTCGTCGTTCCGCGGCCAGACCGTCTCGATGATCTTTCAGGAGCCGGCGCTGGCGCTCGATCCGGTCTACACCATCGGCGCGCAGATCGCCGAGAGCGTCGTGCGCCACGAAGGCAAGAGCTTTGCAGAGGGCCGCGCGAGAGCGCTGGAAATGCTCGAGGTCGTGCGCATTCCCTCGGCAAAGCGCCGGCTGGATGCCTATCCGCACGAGATGTCCGGCGGCATGCGCCAGCGCGCGATGATCGCGCTGGCGCTCGCCTGCCGTCCCAAGATCTTGCTGGCGGACGAGCCGACCACCGCGCTCGATGCCACCGTGCAGATTCAGATCCTCTTGCTGCTGCGCGAGCTGCAGCGCGAGTTCGGCATGTCCGTCATCTTCGTCACCCACGATATCGGCGTCGCGATCGAGATCTGCGACCGCGTCGCGGTGATGTATGCCGGCCAGATCGTGGAGCAGGGCACGCTTCGCGACATCGTGCGCACACCGGTGCACCCCTACGCCAAGGGCCTGCTCGCCTCCACCATCCACGGCGCCAAGCGGGGGCAGCGCCTCGAAACCATCCCCGGCACGCCGCCGTCGCTGTCTGAGAAGCCCCACAACTGTTCCTTCGCCCCCCGCTGCAGGCTCGCCGAGCCCAGGTGCCTGCAGCAATTGCCTGACAATGTGGAGGTCGGGCCGGGCCGGGCGGCAAGGTGCGTGCTGGCAGAGCCGGTGGGCGCGTCGTAG